One Rhododendron vialii isolate Sample 1 chromosome 2a, ASM3025357v1 genomic region harbors:
- the LOC131316501 gene encoding uncharacterized protein LOC131316501 isoform X4, whose protein sequence is MRSFGNPSPSSKKQKQEREWFAVSFKPENFIPGLVIGFILGMFLDLSKPTKRSSSSTTTTSTNTSNRLLGKHQQQRMAALDSYEELKMVLVVRQDLKMGPGKIASQCAHAATGLYSELVHSQRSLLRQWELCGQPKIVVTCKNQQEMNKLKEAAEIIGLPTFVVADAGRTQVSAGSKTVLAVGPGSKASVDSVTGKQRLL, encoded by the exons ATGCGTTCCTTTGGAAACCCTTCTCCGTCTTCAAAGAAG cagaaacaGGAGAGAGAATGGTTTGCGGTGAGTTTCAAGCCGGAGAACTTCATACCAGGTCTAGTCATTGGTTTCATTCTTGGGATGTTCTTGGACTTATCAAAACCCACCAAaagaagtagtagtagtactactactactagtaccaACACTAGCAATCGCTTGTTGGGAAAGCATCAGCAGCAGAGGATGGCCGCTCTTGACTCTTATGAAGAACTTAAAATG GTTTTGGTAGTTAGACAAGACTTAAAGATGGGGCCTGGAAAGATTGCATCTCAATGTGCTC ATGCTGCCACTGGGTTATATTCAGAACTGGTGCACAG TCAGCGGTCCCTTTTGAGACAATGGGAGCTATGTGGGCAGCCCAAAATAGTCGTCACATGCAAGAATCAGCAAGAAAT GAATAAGCTGAAGGAAGCTGCTGAGATTATTGGCCTTCCAACTTTTGTTGTTGCTGATGCAGGACGTACTCAG GTTTCGGCTGGGTCAAAGACAGTACTTGCTGTTGGACCTG
- the LOC131316501 gene encoding uncharacterized protein LOC131316501 isoform X1, producing the protein MRSFGNPSPSSKKQQQQKQEREWFAVSFKPENFIPGLVIGFILGMFLDLSKPTKRSSSSTTTTSTNTSNRLLGKHQQQRMAALDSYEELKMVLVVRQDLKMGPGKIASQCAHAATGLYSELVHSQRSLLRQWELCGQPKIVVTCKNQQEMNKLKEAAEIIGLPTFVVADAGRTQVSAGSKTVLAVGPGSKASVDSVTGKQRLL; encoded by the exons ATGCGTTCCTTTGGAAACCCTTCTCCGTCTTCAAAGAAG cagcagcagcagaaacaGGAGAGAGAATGGTTTGCGGTGAGTTTCAAGCCGGAGAACTTCATACCAGGTCTAGTCATTGGTTTCATTCTTGGGATGTTCTTGGACTTATCAAAACCCACCAAaagaagtagtagtagtactactactactagtaccaACACTAGCAATCGCTTGTTGGGAAAGCATCAGCAGCAGAGGATGGCCGCTCTTGACTCTTATGAAGAACTTAAAATG GTTTTGGTAGTTAGACAAGACTTAAAGATGGGGCCTGGAAAGATTGCATCTCAATGTGCTC ATGCTGCCACTGGGTTATATTCAGAACTGGTGCACAG TCAGCGGTCCCTTTTGAGACAATGGGAGCTATGTGGGCAGCCCAAAATAGTCGTCACATGCAAGAATCAGCAAGAAAT GAATAAGCTGAAGGAAGCTGCTGAGATTATTGGCCTTCCAACTTTTGTTGTTGCTGATGCAGGACGTACTCAG GTTTCGGCTGGGTCAAAGACAGTACTTGCTGTTGGACCTG
- the LOC131316501 gene encoding uncharacterized protein LOC131316501 isoform X3, translating to MRSFGNPSPSSKKQQKQEREWFAVSFKPENFIPGLVIGFILGMFLDLSKPTKRSSSSTTTTSTNTSNRLLGKHQQQRMAALDSYEELKMVLVVRQDLKMGPGKIASQCAHAATGLYSELVHSQRSLLRQWELCGQPKIVVTCKNQQEMNKLKEAAEIIGLPTFVVADAGRTQVSAGSKTVLAVGPGSKASVDSVTGKQRLL from the exons ATGCGTTCCTTTGGAAACCCTTCTCCGTCTTCAAAGAAG cagcagaaacaGGAGAGAGAATGGTTTGCGGTGAGTTTCAAGCCGGAGAACTTCATACCAGGTCTAGTCATTGGTTTCATTCTTGGGATGTTCTTGGACTTATCAAAACCCACCAAaagaagtagtagtagtactactactactagtaccaACACTAGCAATCGCTTGTTGGGAAAGCATCAGCAGCAGAGGATGGCCGCTCTTGACTCTTATGAAGAACTTAAAATG GTTTTGGTAGTTAGACAAGACTTAAAGATGGGGCCTGGAAAGATTGCATCTCAATGTGCTC ATGCTGCCACTGGGTTATATTCAGAACTGGTGCACAG TCAGCGGTCCCTTTTGAGACAATGGGAGCTATGTGGGCAGCCCAAAATAGTCGTCACATGCAAGAATCAGCAAGAAAT GAATAAGCTGAAGGAAGCTGCTGAGATTATTGGCCTTCCAACTTTTGTTGTTGCTGATGCAGGACGTACTCAG GTTTCGGCTGGGTCAAAGACAGTACTTGCTGTTGGACCTG
- the LOC131316501 gene encoding uncharacterized protein LOC131316501 isoform X2 — protein MRSFGNPSPSSKKQQQKQEREWFAVSFKPENFIPGLVIGFILGMFLDLSKPTKRSSSSTTTTSTNTSNRLLGKHQQQRMAALDSYEELKMVLVVRQDLKMGPGKIASQCAHAATGLYSELVHSQRSLLRQWELCGQPKIVVTCKNQQEMNKLKEAAEIIGLPTFVVADAGRTQVSAGSKTVLAVGPGSKASVDSVTGKQRLL, from the exons ATGCGTTCCTTTGGAAACCCTTCTCCGTCTTCAAAGAAG cagcagcagaaacaGGAGAGAGAATGGTTTGCGGTGAGTTTCAAGCCGGAGAACTTCATACCAGGTCTAGTCATTGGTTTCATTCTTGGGATGTTCTTGGACTTATCAAAACCCACCAAaagaagtagtagtagtactactactactagtaccaACACTAGCAATCGCTTGTTGGGAAAGCATCAGCAGCAGAGGATGGCCGCTCTTGACTCTTATGAAGAACTTAAAATG GTTTTGGTAGTTAGACAAGACTTAAAGATGGGGCCTGGAAAGATTGCATCTCAATGTGCTC ATGCTGCCACTGGGTTATATTCAGAACTGGTGCACAG TCAGCGGTCCCTTTTGAGACAATGGGAGCTATGTGGGCAGCCCAAAATAGTCGTCACATGCAAGAATCAGCAAGAAAT GAATAAGCTGAAGGAAGCTGCTGAGATTATTGGCCTTCCAACTTTTGTTGTTGCTGATGCAGGACGTACTCAG GTTTCGGCTGGGTCAAAGACAGTACTTGCTGTTGGACCTG